One Pseudomonas sp. B21_DOA genomic window, AGTGATTGAACACTGCATCGTTGGTCAGCAAACGCTGGATACGCCGGGGCAGGGTGAGGATGAAATCAGTGCCGGTAATCATTTTCAACGCGGCGCTGTAGCTGTTCGAGCGCGCGACGATCTGGCGTTTCTGCGCCTGCCGCGCCAGCCAGCCGTCGACCATGTTGGTGCTCGAAGTCCACGGCGTCGGGAATACATGCCGACGCTCGGTGAATGCTTGCAGGCTCAGGCGCGGCTCCAGTGGTGTGGCGCGTTTGTCGAAGACACAGACCAGGTCATCTTCCAGCAGCATCCGTGATTTCAGATCTGCATGCTGGCGGTGAAAGTGCGGGCCGAAACTGATCACCAGATCGAGGCTGCCGTCGCGCAGCTCATCGGCCGGCACGTCGGTTTCAAACTTGTGCATGTTGACCATCACCGGCAAGTCGTCGAAATCGAAGCGCTTCAACAGGCGCGGCAGGATCAATTGCTCGAAATATTCCGGCGCGCAGATGTTGAAGGTCACCGCTTGCCGGCTCGGGTCGAAGGCCGGGGCACCAGCGTGGCAGAGGTTGATGCTTTCGAGGATCTTCTGCACATGGCCATACATGCTGCAGGCCTTGTAGGTCGGGCGCATGCCGGTGCGGGTATTGATGAACAACTCGTCTTCGAAACTGGTGCGCAGTTTCTTCAGGCAATAACTGACGGTGGACTGACTGACAAACAGCGTTTCCGAGACATCGGTGACGCTGCTCTGCTCATACACGGCGACAAATACCATCAAATCCTGCATGTCGAGCTTGCGAAGCAAATTACTGTTCAGCATGAGTTCCGTCTCGCTGTGCCCTTGCGCAGAATTCGCGCAAACGTGTGCGTACGATCCTAACGGAACGATGGTGCCAGGAGAAACCCTTGTAGGGCGTTTCACGGATACATGTGGGACAGAAACTTTTAGCAACACGACGTTGCCAATCCCGTGCGGGAAAGATGGCCAGAGGCCTCTAGTCCGGGCCAGGCAAGTGGCGCGCGTAGTGGCGTGGGTCGAAGCGCATCACCATCAGCAGCATGATTACCATCACCGCCGTCAGCGCCCACCACGCGCCTTCGAAATTGCCCAGCCGATCGCGGATCAGGCCTGCCAACAGCGGCGAAAGTCCGGCGATCAGATAGCCGATCCCCTGCACGAACGCGGTCAGGCCTCCGGCGCGCTGCGGCTCGTCGCAGTGATCCAGCGCGACGATCAGGCTCATTGGAAACAGGCCGCCAATCCCGAGCCCCAACAAACACGGCCACAGCAGGACCAGATGCGCCGGGGCGAATATCAGCCCGCAGAAACCGCCGATGATCAGCATCAGCAAAACCGCCAGTATTGCGCGTCGATCATGACTGCGATTGGCGATCGCCGGCACTGC contains:
- a CDS encoding LysR family transcriptional regulator, with the protein product MLNSNLLRKLDMQDLMVFVAVYEQSSVTDVSETLFVSQSTVSYCLKKLRTSFEDELFINTRTGMRPTYKACSMYGHVQKILESINLCHAGAPAFDPSRQAVTFNICAPEYFEQLILPRLLKRFDFDDLPVMVNMHKFETDVPADELRDGSLDLVISFGPHFHRQHADLKSRMLLEDDLVCVFDKRATPLEPRLSLQAFTERRHVFPTPWTSSTNMVDGWLARQAQKRQIVARSNSYSAALKMITGTDFILTLPRRIQRLLTNDAVFNHCEAPNGLPGFTLDMQWSQNADQDSANLWLREQVIQVCSELESV